The following proteins come from a genomic window of Venturia canescens isolate UGA chromosome 4, ASM1945775v1, whole genome shotgun sequence:
- the LOC122408946 gene encoding uncharacterized protein, which translates to MVRREHSGADSDGSGGIRAARFRLVVAFHHQHDAAHQQVQPDARQLIRGSAGQDTKQERLHQRPEQRRAVLQVAILSALHPVHNSNRVSEYRRYEAELNFDGIEFPVEPRKITKFEKQNEVSVNVYILKKKKHDFDVMPLYVTDAKKQRHVNLLLVQDHYVEEEEEEEEDEECYVIPRFHYVWIKNLSRLVSTQLSNRDHRLHVCDRCLHFYRTEDKLAAHEVDCKKVNKCKVTMPKWANRMLGFKNHGHKERVPFIIYADFECLLKPTRDENSYQSHEAFSVGYYVKCSYDDSLSRYRSHRGAKPAEWFIRELQNFAQELDNVHVNPRPMEALTRQQVREFHNATECHICQKPLLSSDRVRDHCHLTGKYRGAAHNECNLNYQDSRTVPIVFHNLTGYDSHFIIRDIATCFPSRVEVFPETKERYISFTKHVAGSDVKFRFIDSFRFMAPSLEKLASDLSELLIVRREFPHLSDEKFELLTRKGVFPYEYADSVDKLRDIELPPKASFHSSLTGSDISDADYEHAKRVWDEFEIRSLGEYSDLYLKTDVLLLADVFENFRNNSVAAYGLDPAHYYTLPGYSWDAMFRYTQVQLELLTDPDMHLFVEQGIRGGISQCSNRYARANNKYMSDYDANEEAKYLMYFDVNNLYGRAMMEYLPQGGFEWFTGNNVDFLNVPDDSPVGYILEVDLDYPENCHDSHKDLPLCPEHNSAPGSKQNKLMTTLEPKKRYILHYRNLKQAVQQGMKLVRVHRVLKF; encoded by the coding sequence ATGGTTCGCCGAGAACATTCAGGAGCCGATTCAGACGGATCTGGAGGAATTCGAGCAGCAAGGTTCAGGCTGGTCGTTGCATTCCATCATCAACATGACGCTGCACATCAACAAGTTCAACCCGATGCGAGGCAGCTCATACGTGGATCTGCCGGCCAAGATACGAAACAAGAACGCCTGCATCAACGTCCAGAACAACGACGAGCAGTGCTTCAAGTGGCAATACTATCGGCGCTTCATCCCGTTCATAATTCCAACCGTGTCTCCGAATACAGACGGTACGAGGCGGAATTGAACTTTGACGGGATCGAGTTCCCCGTGGAGCCGCGTAAAATCACCAAATTCGAGAAGCAAAACGAGGTCTCGGTCAACGTCTACAtattgaagaagaagaagcacgACTTCGACGTGATGCCCCTATACGTGACGGATGCGAAGAAGCAACGACACGTCAATCTACTCCTCGTGCAGGACCATTacgtggaggaggaggaggaggaggaagaggatgaGGAGTGCTACGTGATCCCGAGGTTCCATTACGTGTGGATCAAGAACTTGTCTCGCCTGGTCTCAACCCAATTGTCGAACCGGGATCACAGACTCCATGTCTGCGATCGCTGCCTCCACTTCTACCGCACCGAAGACAAGCTGGCAGCACACGAAGTTGACTGCAAGAAAGTCAACAAGTGCAAGGTCACCATGCCCAAATGGGCGAACAGGATGCTCGGTTTCAAGAACCATGGGCACAAGGAGCGCGTACCTTTCATCATATATGCCGACTTCGAGTGCTTGCTGAAACCGACCCGGGACGAGAATTCCTATCAGAGCCACGAGGCATTCAGCGTGGGGTACTACGTGAAGTGTAGCTACGACGACTCACTATCGCGCTACCGCAGTCACAGGGGGGCGAAGCCCGCGGAATGGTTCATCAGGGAGCTGCAGAACTTCGCTCAAGAACTGGACAATGTTCACGTAAACCCTCGGCCCATGGAAGCACTGACGCGGCAACAGGTCCGAGAGTTCCACAACGCCACCGAGTGCCACATCTGCCAGAAACCTCTATTGAGCAGCGACCGAGTGAGAGATCACTGCCATCTGACGGGCAAGTACCGCGGAGCAGCGCACAACGAGTGCAACCTGAACTATCAGGACTCGAGGACCGTGCCCATCGTCTTCCACAATCTCACCGGCTACGACTCGCACTTCATCATACGGGACATCGCCACATGCTTCCCCAGTCGAGTCGAAGTCTTTCCCGAGACGAAGGAACGCTACATCTCGTTCACGAAGCACGTTGCCGGCAGCGATGTGAAGTTTCGCTTCATCGACTCGTTCCGCTTCATGGCGCCGTCGCTGGAAAAACTTGCATCGGACTTGAGCGAGCTGCTGATCGTGAGGAGGGAATTTCCCCACCTGTCCGATGAGAAATTCGAGCTGCTCACGAGGAAGGGTGTGTTCCCCTACGAGTACGCCGACTCCGTGGACAAATTGCGGGATATCGAGCTACCGCCGAAAGCGAGCTTCCACAGTTCACTGACGGGCAGCGACATCTCGGACGCGGACTACGAGCACGCCAAGAGAGTGTGGGACGAGTTCGAGATCCGGAGCTTGGGCGAATACTCGGACCTGTACTTGAAAACGGATGTGCTTCTCCTTGCCGACGTCTTCGAGAACTTCCGCAACAACTCTGTCGCAGCATACGGCCTGGACCCCGCCCACTACTACACGCTGCCAGGCTACTCTTGGGACGCGATGTTTAGGTACACCCAGGTCCAGCTAGAACTCCTCACCGACCCCGATATGCACCTCTTCGTCGAGCAAGGAATACGCGGGGGTATTAGCCAGTGCTCCAACCGATACGCCCGGGCCAACAACAAATACATGAGCGACTACGACGCCAATGAGGAGGCCAAGTATCTGATGTACTTCGACgtgaacaatttgtatggCCGAGCGATGATGGAGTACCTGCCGCAAGGAGGCTTCGAATGGTTCACCGGCAATAACGTCGACTTCCTCAATGTGCCGGACGACTCGCCTGTCGGATACATCCTCGAAGTGGATCTCGACTACCCGGAGAATTGTCACGACTCGCACAAAGACCTGCCGCTGTGTCCCGAGCACAACAGCGCCCCCGGCTCGAAACAGAACAAGCTCATGACTACGCTGGAGCCGAAGAAGCGCTACATCCTCCACTACCGCAACTTGAAGCAGGCTGTGCAGCAGGGGATGAAACTCGTACGCGTCCATCGCGTCTTGAAGTTCTGA